In Hippoglossus hippoglossus isolate fHipHip1 chromosome 15, fHipHip1.pri, whole genome shotgun sequence, the genomic stretch acctattttcttatttcaagttatatatatttagattgatttgtgttttcttttcacttatagtttatgattaaactgtaaaatatcaggcctcaattacatttctataaaggtttgataacgacatgTTAGGATTCAATCAATGAAATATATACATCAGCCAATATATTGGTATTAGGAAAAAAAattgcccccccaccccaagaTTTGTCAGGCTCTACTTGACTACTTTTATTTATGAGCATTTCTAAAACATTTCTACAAAGTTGTTTTGTAACTTCATTAACAATAGTgaatctttgtttttgtctagGAAAAgtcaaaacaagaaaatgttgaaccttcacctgctccatggatgtgtgtgtgtgtgtagtgcacAGTGTGTTGTGGTAGTGTGTAGTGCACAGTGTGTAGTGCACAGTTCATGTGTGTTTACGGAGCGTAGGGCGGTGGCCGCTGAATGAATGATCAAAGCCTTTTTAAATGGATGGTGGGCGGTGCGTGTGCTGTATTTACCCGGGGCGCCCCGCCCTACGACACGGATAGAAAAGTGTCTGAGGGCCGGTGGAAGGATGAAACAAGTGGAGGGAGATGTAGCAGACAGGCGCACTAACACCACCACCGACACCCCCACACGCGCTCCACCTTGTCGGCTTCATTCCTCTCACTCTCCGCTGTAGCATCCTCCCTTTGTGTTTAATTCATTTCTCTAGCTTAGCAGCTCCGGGGTAGAATTGATCTGCGGCGGTGCACCGGGAGCTTCATGGCCGCGACACTCGCGATGAGCGGCGGCGGGCAGGAGGATCCCTTCTACCCGCTGCAGAAGGCGAGCCTCTCCGCCGGGTTCCCCCTGGAGGACTCGGCGCTGTTCGGCTTGGACTGCAAGATCCCCGAGGACAAACCCGGACACATGGACTACACGCAGGTAAAGCGACCTCACACATGATTACACTGATGTTTCATTGAATGGGCGTGGCAGACTGGTGCGTGTGGACCCcgctgctgcatgtgtgtgtgtttgtgatgtttttgtattttttttcggCCTCCACATTGCAATCGAGCGATATTTGCTCTTCATCTGTATGGAGCGAGCAGCAGCTGGACGCGGATCCGAGTCTGCAGACGCATTCGCCGCATGTTTGCTGCGCCGTGTGCCGGCCAGTTGGTCACcagttgtcccccccccccctcaccccctcccctcctgtccCCCTCACCATCACACCACCCCGACAACAACTGACTCCAGCCCCGGTCAGAAAAGGTCCCAGCAACTCCTGTCCTCCCTCCGAGCTGGAGAACTTGCAGATGAGAGAGGTCTCTGTAACAGCTGGTGGGATCAGGAGCCCAGAAATAGACAGCCCATCCCCAGActaccactgctgctgctgctgctgctgcagagcacagGGAGCCATGGGTGTTTCCCCCCCTTCCCTTTCATGTTGCTGTTTCATCCTCGGCTGCAGGGCTCCTCCAACTTTCACAGCACTCAGATCCGACAGGTTTTGCGGGAATTAGAAGCACCAGAGACGAGGAGGTTGTTTTGCATGAAGTTGTTTACCTGTGTGAACAGCAGTGATGTGCTGTTATCACAAgcacaaatgtgcaaaatccGCCCCCCCCAGTAGGTTGCAAGGTTTTACATCTGATTCTGAATTTCCACCAGCACATAGCCTGACCCTCAGCCGCTGGCCCCTTGCAGCCCGATGGGTTTTTTGAGTTCAGCCTTGCAGGCAAAGAGGGAATGTGGCAAGCGCCTATTGATGACTACTTGATAAATGTTTTAGTGGTGACTGTGCTATCAAACCTTTTGTCTTCTCAAAATAGCGCCCCCGGAATAGTTTCGTGGCGGCTCACGAGAAGCGCTCGCTGAAGCGGGATGCACTTTATTCAACCAAAAGTTGACTTGGAAAGCACAAAATGATCCCGTTTCTTATTttcgtgtgtgttttctcaacaGGTAAAATGTGAGATGGACAGATATCTCTCCCCTCAGCCTCTCTCCCTTCCACACCATGCAGACAGCCAGCAGAAGTCACACAGAGACATGGATCACTTCTTCACCGACGACCACGCTTGCGCTCCCTACACGCTGAACATGAATCTTTACCTGCCCGAGGTGGCCTACCTGAGGATGGGCTTGTGTCAGCAGGTGCGGGCCCCTCAGCACCAGAACCACACAGGTCTCACCCACATCAAAACAGAATCTGCCTCCCCGTGTTTCTCCCCCAACCTACAGCCGCACTGCCCCAACACTTCGCCCTCTGGGAGCTGCGGCACATCTAGTCACGGCCCTGGCGGCATTGCAATGGAAGCCTCAGCCATAAACATGACGATAACAGGGTTACCAGACTTCACCAGTATTTTCAACCAGGCGGGAGGCAGCCATGGTGGCGATTCAGGGCCAGAAGTGTTTGTCAAACAGGAAATGTCGTCGCAGTTCGAGCCACACGCTCTGCACCATCACAACAACGACGGCTCGCTGTTTCAGCTCCTTAACTCCGGCTTGGATCATCCCCATGGCAGTGGTATGGCGgctcagcatcagcagcatcatcggcagcagcagcagatacaaCACACTTCCACTTCCACAATCCACACACCTTTCCATGATTTGCCGGTGGCTTCTTCTGTGTCTCAGCAGGAGCAGACTGCCAAGCCCGTCTACTGTGGCCTGGGTGGGGAGGCATACACACATCCTCATCCTCAGGCACATCCCCATTATCTCCAGCAGCAGGTGCCCTACCTGCCGCCCTCTCCGCCCAGCTCGGAGCCCGGCAGCCCTGACAGGCACAAGGAGCTGCTCCACACCATGTCCCCTCCTCCCTCGTATGCAGCCACCATCGCCTCCAAGTTGGCAGGTAGCACCCCGGGGCTCGGCCCCAGCCCGGGACCCGGCAGCTTGGCCCTGCCCCTTAACACAGGTCCCACACCGGTCCCAGGCCAGGCTGCAGTCCTTCCCCAAGCCCCTGCAATAACCCCAGCCCTGACCCCATCTCAGACCACTGTGCCTATCCGCTACAGCCGGAGGAACAACCCTGACCTGGAGAAACGACGGATCCACCATTGTGATTACCCAGGTTAGAACAATAACACACGTCTGCCACTGTACGAGCATGCTGGTTCTTGTCACTACTGTGCGAGTGTGTTATTTTTGCACTCTGCTGCGGTCAGGTGAATCTCTGGTCACTCACGAGGGTCAGCTTTTTGAAAACCAGGGTTATTTTAAGACACCCCTGCATATTTTTGAAATTATATGTTGTGTTCTGAAGGACTTTTCCTGGCCTATGAGTCACGGAACACACCGGAGCCACGGCAGAGAATGTGCTGCTCTGGAATCCGAGTATTTTGGCAACGGAGTCGATCTGTCACTGTCTTGACAATTAACTGTGTCCATGCACATT encodes the following:
- the klf5a gene encoding Krueppel-like factor 5 — encoded protein: MAATLAMSGGGQEDPFYPLQKASLSAGFPLEDSALFGLDCKIPEDKPGHMDYTQVKCEMDRYLSPQPLSLPHHADSQQKSHRDMDHFFTDDHACAPYTLNMNLYLPEVAYLRMGLCQQVRAPQHQNHTGLTHIKTESASPCFSPNLQPHCPNTSPSGSCGTSSHGPGGIAMEASAINMTITGLPDFTSIFNQAGGSHGGDSGPEVFVKQEMSSQFEPHALHHHNNDGSLFQLLNSGLDHPHGSGMAAQHQQHHRQQQQIQHTSTSTIHTPFHDLPVASSVSQQEQTAKPVYCGLGGEAYTHPHPQAHPHYLQQQVPYLPPSPPSSEPGSPDRHKELLHTMSPPPSYAATIASKLAGSTPGLGPSPGPGSLALPLNTGPTPVPGQAAVLPQAPAITPALTPSQTTVPIRYSRRNNPDLEKRRIHHCDYPGCKKVYTKSSHLKAHLRTHTGEKPYRCTWDSCDWRFARSDELTRHYRKHTGAKPFQCVVCSRAFSRSDHLALHMKRHQN